GTGGTCTTCAGATCTCTTATCAGGCATTTAAGAATGCAACAGCAAGTGCTCCTCTTGAATCAATTAACGGCATTACTCCCGACCAACGTTTCTTCCTGGCTTATGCTGGTGTATGGGCAGGAAATATTCGTCCGGAAGCAATCTTGAGTCGTACAAAATCTGATCCTCACTCTTTAGGAAAATGGCGTGTTAATGGAGCCCTTCCTCAGATTGGCGCATGGTACAAGGCTTTCAATATTACAGAAAAAGATCCGATGTATCTTCCTGTTGAAAAGAGAGTTTCTATTTGGTAAATAGTAGTTTCTTGTTATAATAGTGTAAGAGGTAAAAGCCCGGGAATGGGTTTTTACCTCTTTTTTCTTTTCTCTCTGACTTTAAAGCATTATCTTAGCGGCATAAAACAGTAAGAATGAGAAAGAAGAGGTTTACCGGATGGCTTTTATTGCTAGTCAGCATGTTGGTGCTGATTGTACCGGTATTACCCCATCATCATCATTTTGATAATGAAATTTGTCTGCAGGGTGATGCAGATTCTCCTACAAAACCTCATCATCAGGCTGATGAAGATTGTGATGGCTATTGCATTACCAAACTTAATTTCTCGGTTCCGCATCATGATGTTAATGTTCAGCCCCATTTCTGGCAGGTTGTAACACTTTTCCCGGCTTCTTTTATACACTCATTACTTCCGCCGAAGCTGGAATCTTTTGATCGACTTTCCTTTTATATTGAATCTCTTCATGGTGCGGGTATTTCCCGAACCATAAGTCTTCGTGCCCCGCCCACACTTTAAATAAGTGTGGATTTACTAACTACAATCTGCATGTTTTCTGGCTTTACTGCCAAGTTTAATTAACGAAAAACTGAGATCTGTTGTTTCTGTATATCATGGTTAGAACTCATTTTTAGCTGTGTAAAAGAATCAATTCCTGTTAGTTCTTTGTTCTTTATTTACTAATAGTTTTATAATTATTAGTTCTGTATTAATTTTATAAAAGCAGATATTTCATGATAGAACGTATCATACATTTTTCGATAAAGAATAAATTCATTATCGGATTATTTGTTGTAGCTTTGATAGGTTGGGGAACGTATTCGCTTACCCGTTTGCCTATTGATGCTATACCCGATATTACTAATAATCAGGTGCAGATTATTTCACTAGCACCATCACTGGCAGTTCAGGAGGTTGAAAGTGCCATTACCGCACCTATAGAAGTTGCAGTAGCCAATATTCCTGATATTATTGAGCTTCGCTCTATTTCACGTTTAGGGTTATCGGTTATAACCGTAGTGTTTAAAGACAACGTAGATGTTTACTGGGCACGTCAGCAATTAAGCGAGCGGTTAAGAGAGGCAGAAGAGGCAATTCCTCCCGGACTTGCAAAAACAGAGCTTGCCCCTATTTCATCCGGTTTGGGAGAGATCTTCCAATACCGTCTTGCCGTAGACAAAGGATATGAACACAAATATACCCCAATGGAATTGCGAACCATTCAAGATTGGGTGGTTCGCCGTGAGATGCTTGGTACACAGGGCGTGGCTGACATTAACAGTTATGGAGGTTTTGTAAAACAGTATGAAATAGCTGTAAATCCTGAAAGGCTTAGATCCATGAACCTTACATTAACAGATATTTTCGGAGCTCTCGAAAAAAACAATGAGAACACAGGAAGTGCTTACATTGATAAGAAACCTACTGCATATTTTATTCGCGGTATCGGTCTTGTGAAAACCCTCGAAGATATTGAAAAGATTGTTGTAAAGTCTAATTCATCTGGCATTCCTGTTTTAATAAGAGATATAGCCACCGTGCAATATGGTAATGCTACCCGTTATGGTGCATTTGTTGTTGACACAACAGAAGCTGTGGGAGGTGTAGTAATGATGCTTAAGGGGGCTAATGCTCATGAGGTTATTGATAACGTTGAAACCCGAATTGCATCTATTCAGAAATCCTTGCCAAAAGGTGTAAAAATAGAGCCGTTCCTTAATCGTTCAGATCTTGTGGGACGTGCTATTGGTACTGTTTCCCGAAACCTTATTGAAGGTGCTTTAATCGTAATATTCATTCTCGTATTATTGCTGGGAAATATCAGGGCCGGGCTAATTGTTGCTTCAGTTATCCCGCTTTCCATGCTATTTGCCATTTCGCTGATGAACTTATTTGGTGTGTCGGGTAACCTAATGAGCTTGGGAGCTATCGACTTTGGATTGATTGTGGATGGTGCGGTTATTATTGTAGAAAGCGTGGTACACCGCATTACTCAGGGGAAATTACACAATTCGGGTGTGAAAGTTCTTTCGCAGGATCAAATGGATGAAAGTGTTCTTGAATCTGCCAAACGAATGATGAGCTCAGCAACTTTCGGACAAGTTATTATTCTGATTGTTTACTTGCCAATTATGGCATTGGTAGGCATTGAAGGTAAGATGTTCCGTCCAATGGCTCAGGTGGTTACTTTTGCATTGATAGGGGCTGCAATCCTTTCGCTCACTTATGTACCAATGGCTTCTGCATTGTTTCTCAGTAAAAAGACAGAGCATAAGCAGAGCTTTTCTGATAAGCTGATGGATAAGATACACAAAGCCTTTAATCCTGTCATAGCTTTTGCTCTTAAACGTAAATTGCTGGTTTCCATTTCTGCAATTGTATTGTTCTTGTCCAGTCTGTTTGTATTCAGCAGTTTGGGTGGTGAATTTATTCCCCAACTCGAAGAAGGTGATCTAGCAGCCGGAGTTGTTACTTTGCAGGGAGGTTCGCTCTCAAATACTGTTGAGATGGTTGAGAAAGCAAATAAGATTTTGCTTGATAATTTCCCGGAGGTAAAGCATGTGGTTTGTAAGATTGGTGCCGGTGAGATTCCTACAGATCCTACGCCAATGGAAACAGGCGACTATATTATTACGTTGAAAGATAAGAGCGAATGGACATCGGCTAAGACACGTGAAGAACTGGTTGAGAAGATGCAGGAAAAGCTTATTCCTCTTGCCGGAGTAAAATTCGAGTTTCAACAGCCTATACAAATGCGTTCCAACGAACTCCTTTCCGGTTCCAAGCAAGATGTTGCCGTTAAAATATTTGGTGACGATCTCAATACTTTGGCCGATAAAGCTGCTGATGTGGAAAAGATTATAAAAAAGGTTCCGGGAGTTGAAGATATAAATGTAGAGAAAGTAACAGGTCTGGCACAAATACAGGTAAACTTCAATCGTGACCGTTTGGCACAATACGGACTTTCTATCGATGATGTAAACCGGGTTCTACGTGCTGCATTTGCCGGTAGTCAGGCTGGGGTTGTATATGACGAAGAAAAACGTTTTGATCTGGTTGTTCGTCTGGATAAAGATTACCGCCAGGATCTTGATGATGTAAAGAACTTGTCGGTTGCAGCACCAAACGGAGAACAAATACCTTTTGAACAGCTTGCTGATATATCTATAAAATCCGGTCCGGCTCAGGTTTCAAGAGAAGATACCAAACGCCGTATTACTATTGGATTTAATGTTCGTAACAGAGACGTTGAAAGTGTTATTAATGATGTGACAGCTAAGATAAATAAACAAGTAAGCCTCCCCACAGGTTATTATGTATCTTATGGTGGTCAGTTTAAAAATCTGGAAGCAGCTAAAGACAGACTTGCAATAGCCTTGCCGGTTGCATTGCTTTTAATCTTTGTTTTGTTGTTCTTTACTTTCCATTCTGTAAAACAGACCCTACTTATATACACGGCAGTACCGATGTCTGCCATTGGTGGTATCTTTGCACTGTGGATACGTGGCATGAACTTCTCAATTTCTGCGGGAGTAGGTTTCATAGCCTTGTTTGGTGTGGCTGTGCTTAATGGTATAGTACTTATCTCAGAGTTCAACCGATTGGAAAAGAAAGGTGTTGATGATATAACGGAAAGAGTACTTAAAGGATTGCAAACACGTTTACGTCCTGTTATAATGACGGCTGCTGCTGCTTCGTTGGGCTTTTTACCAATGGCATTGTCAACCTCTGCCGGTGCAGAAGTACAAAAACCTTTAGCTACAGTGGTTATTGGCGGACTTATCACAGCTACTTTGCTTACTCTGATTATTCTTCCGGTATTCTATATCCTGTTCTCTACTCATAGTTTCAGGGCTTTGTTCAAACGTAAATCGACAAAAGTGCTATCTGTTTCGTTGTTTTTACTTTTAGGATCAGCTGCTTTTAATAATGCAGAGGCTCAACAATCAAAGTCAGTCAGTTTGCATGATGCTATTCAATTAGCGTTAGAAAATAATTTATCTGTTCGATCGTCTACATATTCGGTTGATGTGCAAAAGGCATTGAAAGGTGCTTCATTGGATTTAGGTAAAACAAATATTGATATGCAGTATGGCCAGTTTAATTCGTATTCCAAAGATAATGGTTATACTGTATCACAATCGTTTGCTTTTCCTATGGTTTATATTAATCAGAATAAGCTGGCAAATGCTAAAGTGAAAAGCAGTGAATGGCAGCTGAAAGGCTCACAACTTGAGATTGCTACCCAGGTGAAGCAGGTTTATTGGCAATTAGCTTACTTGCGCTCAAAACAAAGCCTATTAAGCTATCAGGATAGTTTGTTTACCGGATTCTTAAAAGCAGCTGAGTTAAGATCAAAAGTAGGTGAAACAAATAAACTGGAGATGATAACTGCACGTTCTCAAAGTCTGGAAGTTAAGAATCGGTTACGTCAGGTAATAGCTGATATAGGTATTTTTAATCGTAAGTTGCAAACCCTTTTAAACACAAATATACTTTTATCTCCTGCTGATACAGTCTTAAAACGAATTAATTATGTACCTGTAATTGATAGTGCTGCAGTCTCTCAAAATCCTTCATTGGGTTATGTTCAGCAGCAGGTAGAGGTTTCGCAGTTTGAGAGAAAACTGGAAAAAAGTAAAATGATGCCCGATTTTAGTATAGGCTATTCCAGTCAAACATTAATTGGTACAGAGGATGTAAATGGCATTCAGCGGACTTTTGGGAAGGGAGACCGTTTTACTGGTGTGCGTGTAGGTGTTGCAGTTCCTCTTTGGTTTGTATCCAGTACTTCAAAAAATAAAGCTGCAAAGATTAGCGAAAAGATAGCTAGAACAAATGCGGAAAGCTATTCAAAAGAACTTTCAGGCAGTTATCGCTCATTGATTGATGAATACAGCAAATACTTGGGTAGTGTAGATTATTACGAGCAACAAGCCATTCCGGAAGCTGATTTAATCATAGAGCAATCTACCCGTAGTTATAAGTCCGGTTCAATGGATTATCTTGATTATGTGCTAAGTCTTGACAGAGCGCTGAATATCAGACAGAATTATCTGGATGCGCTTAACAGCTATAACCAAACCATTATTAATATTGAATATGTTACAGGTAAAACGTTTTAAAATAAATAGTATGTCAAAATATAGATTTTTCTCCCGATTCTTTTTTGTGGCTGTCACAATAGCTTTGGTATCGTGTAACGGCAATAAAAAGACAGCTGAAGAAAGTAAGGAAGCTGAAGTAATTCCCGAGGATATTGTAGAGATGCGTTCCGATCAGATTAAGCTTGCTGATATTCAGTTGGGAAAAATAGAGATGCGCTCTCTTAGCGGTACAACAAAAGTGAACGGTTTAGTTTCTGTTGCTCCCCAAAATCTGGCAACTGTATGTGCACCAATGGGAGGTTATGTAAAGAAGACCTCTTTAATTCCCGGTTATCCTGTTCATAAGGGACAGGTACTTGCTGTTATTGAAAATCCGGAATTCATTGATATCCAGCAGAACTATCTTCAGGCAAGAAATAAGTTTAAGTATGCCGAGGCAGACTATAAACGTCAATCTGAACTTTACAAGAACGATGTGTCTTCTCAGAAAAGTTATCAACAGGTTACCACTGATTACAGAAATCTTAAAGCAGAGGTAAATGCACTGAAACAAAAGCTTTCTCTTATTGGCATTAATCCTGCCCAGCTTACTGAAAATAATATCCATCGTTCGGCTGTGATAACATCTCCTATTGCCGGATACGTAAAGACGGTGAATGTAAATCTTGGGAAATATGTTACTCCGGCAGATATAATGTTTGAAGTGGTAAATAACGATAAGTTGTTCCTCGAGCTTACTTTATTTGATAAGGATGCAGCTCAGGTAGATAAAGGGGAAAAAATACGTTTCTTCATTAATAATGAAGCAGAGCAACACGAAGCTGTTGTGTATCAAACCGGTAAGTCTGTTAGTGAAGACAAGACTTATAAAGTGTATGCCAATGTTCTTGGAAAGTGCAAAAACGTACTTCCCGGAATGTATGTGAATGCGGTTATTGAAACATCAGGTCATAGCGTTGCTTCTGTTCCGTCGGATGCTGTGGTTAGCTTTGACGATAAAGATTATATTTTTGTGTTCGACAAGAATAAGCAGGAGGGTGGCAAGCCTTTTACCGAATATCGTATGATTGAAGTACGTAAGGGTGTTACTGATAGCGGATATACAGAGATTATATTGCCTGAGAAATTTAATATTAGCACTGCGAAGGTGGTTGTTAAAGGGGCATATAATCTGCTTTCTGCCAAGAAAAATGCAGGAGAGATGAGCTGCTAACAGAATCTCTATAGATTTGTAAAAACAAATAAGGCAGACCCTTATCGTCTGCCTTATTCTTTTTCCTGTTGTACGCCTTCTTCGAAGGAATTACTTTCCGATAGTTTATCGGATGTCCGTGTTGTTCAATCTCCGCTTCCCTGCTTCCACGGCGGGCAGCCCTTACATATTCCATCAAGGAATTACTTTTCTTCTTTTTCATTGCTCTTGTAAATTTTCTGCAAAGTTACAGCATTTTTTTGTATTTGCTTTATTTTATAGCCTTTTCATTCTCTCTATGAAAATAGAGCTTTTTTTTTCATCCATCACTCCCTCACTAAAATTGATTAATAGCTTTATTTACAGTGAAATAAAAAGTGAGAGATGTTGATTTGTCCCTCACTCATCTCTCACTTTTCGGCTCTACCCTCACTCTTTTGAGTGAAAAAGTAGCTTTTATTTTAATGCTTTCAGTAATTCTTCGGCTACTGCTTCTGATGAGGCCGGGTTTTGTCCCGTAATCAGTAAGCCATCTTTCTTTATGTGTGAGCCCCAATCGTGACCTTTACTGTAATGGCCGCCTAGTTTTGTTAATTCATCTTCCAGCAGGAAGGGAACAATCTTGTTCAGTAGCACGGCCTCTTCCTCAGAATTGGAGAATCCCGTTACTTTTTTGCCCTTTACCAACGGTTCGCCATTCGGCGCTTTGGCCTTGATAAGCACACCCGGAGCGTGGCAGACAAATGCTATTGGTTTGTTGGCGGCATAGAATGCTTCAATTAACCTGATGGAAGTTTCATCATTGGCTAAATCCCACAACGGACCGTGCCCGCCGGGGTAGAACACTGCGTCGTAATCTTCCATCTTTACTTCGCTCAATTTCAATGAGTGGGCTAACTTTTCCTGCAAAGCTTCATCTTTATTGAATCTTACGGTAGCAGGAGTCTGAGACTCGGGCAATGAACTTTTTGGGTCAATAGGAGGTTGCCCGCCTTTTGGCGAAGCAATAGTGATAATAGCCTGTGCATCTAATAGTGTATAATATGGTGCTGCAAACTCTTCTATCCAGAATCCGGTTTTATGTCCGGTATCTCCCAGCTGATCGTGGGATGTAAGTACAAACAATATCTTCATATTCTTTTTTATTAATTGTTCTTTGTAAATTGTAATGTGATAATAACATTGCTTTTACTATATTGTTCAGCACTAACGCGCCGGCATTTATCTATTTAAACAGTATTAACTAATGCATTCTCTGCGGGAAACTAACCATTCTTCCTCGAATAATTACTATTATGGTCACGACCCTAATATTGCAGCCTCCCGACCTTGAAACATTAACCTCACGACCCTAATCTGTTAGCCTCGGGAGGCTACGGTTAATATAACCTTTATAATTGGTTAATTATGAACCGGGTCTGCATTAATTAGTAGTCTAATCTGAATAAGATTGCGGGGAAATGATTACTTTTGCAGCTGATATAAAATTTTAGTTAAGAAGAAGATGCCGTTAAATTTACCTGATAAATTACCTGCCATTGAGCTGCTGAAGGAAGAGAATATCTTCGTGATTGATAATTCACGCGCCAGTCAGCAGGATATTCGTCCACTGAAGATTGTGATTCTCAATCTGATGCCGATCAAAATTACCACAGAAACCGATTTGATTCGCCTGTTGTCAAACACGCCTCTCCAATTGGAAATCTCTTTTATGAAGCTGAAAAGCCATACTTCGAAGAATACTCCCGTAGAGCACATGAAAGCTTTCTATGAAGACTTTGAGAAAATGAAAAATGAGAAGTATGATGGTATGATTATCACCGGCGCTCCTGTGGAACAAATGGATTACCAGGATGTTACTTACTGGGGCGAGATAACGGAAATCTTTGACTGGGCCAGAACTCACGTTACGTCTACACTTTATATCTGCTGGGCTGCTCAGGCCGGGCTGTATCATTACTATGGCGTGCCCAAATATCCGCTGGATAAAAAGACGTTTGGTGTGTTTAACCATACTCCAAAAGATTCCCTTAACCCAATTTTCCGTGGCTTTGATGATGTGTTCTATGTACCTCACAGTCGCCATACGGAAATTCGCCGGGAAGATGTATTGAAAGTGCCCGAGATTGAGATTCTTTCTGAGTCTGATGAGGCAGGAGTATACCTGGTAATGGGAAGAAACGGAAGGGAGTTCTTCGTGACCGGACATTCAGAATACTCACCTCTTACTCTTGATGAGGAATATAAACGTGACCTTGAAAAAGGACTCGAAATAGAAATGCCGTGTAATTACTATCGCGATAATAATCCGGACAATGCACCGCTGGTTCGCTGGCGTGGACATGCCAATCTGTTGTTTTCCAACTGGTTGAATTACTTTGTTTATCAGGAAACTCCGTTTAATATTGACGATATCAAATGATGAAACCAAGAAAAATAGAGCTACTGGCTCCTGCAAAAAATCTGGAGTGTGGTATAGAAGCGATTAATCATGGAGCAGATGCGGTGTATATCGGTGCACCTAAATTCAGTGCGCGGGCTGCTGCCGGAAATACATTGGAAGATATTGCCGCATTGGTGGAGCATGCTCATCTGTATAATGCTAAGATTCACGTTGCCCTTAACACAATTCTTCGCGATGACGAACTAAAGGAGACCGAAGAGCTGATATGGGAACTATATAAAGTGGGTGTCGATGCGCTTATTGTGCAGGATATGTCCATAACCCGAATGAATTTGCCGCCTATTGCCCTTCATGCAAGTACGCAGAATGACAACCGTACACCTGAAAAGGTGCAGTTTATGGAAGCAACCGGATTTGAACAGGTGGTGCTTCCGCGAGAACTTTCCCTGGCAGAGATAAAGAAAATACATGAAGCTACTGATGTTGCTCTGGAAGTGTTTGTTCACGGCGCTTTGTGCGTGAGCTATAGCGGACAGTGCTACGTGAGTCAGGCTCTTTATGGCAGAAGTGCCAATAGGGGAGAGTGTGCACAGGTTTGTCGCCTTCCGTTCAACCTTGTTGATGCTAACGGAGAGGTGATTGTTCGCAACAAGCACCTGCTTTCACTCAAAGACCTTAACCAGTCCGACCATCTTGAAGAACTGCTGGATGCAGGCGTTACTTCACTGAAAATTGAAGGACGACTGAAAGATGTATCGTACGTAAAGAATGTAACGGCCTATTATCGCAAGAAACTTGATGAGATAATTGAACGTCGACCAGAATATATCCGGGCTTCTTCCGGACATTGCAAGTATGAATTTACTCCTCAGCTGGACAAGAGTTTCAGCCGTGGTGCTACAAATTATTTCCTGTTCAATCGCTCCAAAGATATGTCCTCTATGGACACTCCAAAATCCTTGGGCGAGGAGATGGGAACGGTGAAAGAGTTGCGTGGAAACTACCTCACCGTAGCAGGTGTAAAGTCGTTTAACAACGGCGACGGGGTATGTTATATCAACGAACAGGGAGATCTCACCGGTTTCCGCATTAACAAGGTAGAGACTAATAAACTCTTTCCTCACGAAATGCCGGATGTGAAACCCCGTACGGTGCTTTACCGGAATTTCGACCAGGAGTTTGAGAAACTATTGGCACGTAAATCCGCAGAACGGAAGATTGATTTGGAAATCAACCTCACAGAAAATAACTTTGGCTTCACTCTTTCTCTGAAAGATGAAGATGGAAACGCCGTGAGTGTAACACTTCCCCGCGAGAAAGAGCTTGCACGCACTCCGCAAGCGGATAATCTTCGTAATCAGTTGAGTAAGCTTGGCAATACACCGTTTGAAGCTGCGAGAATTGATGTGGAGTTTCAGGAAAACTGGTTCATCCAAGCTTCAGCCCTGGCAGAATTAAGACGGGAGGCTGTTGATAAGTTGCTTCAGACACGGAAGATTAATTTCCGCCCTTCATCAAAGAAAATTGTTCCTACCAGTCATCCGTTCCCGAAAACCGAACTTACCTATCTGGGTAACGTGATGAATGCTGAGGCTGAGTCGTTCTATCTGGATCATGGGGTGAAGAGTGTTCAGCCCGCTTTCGAAAAAGTTCCGGTGGAAGGTGCCACGGTGATGTTCTGTAAGTACTGTATTCGCTATAATATGGGTTATTGTCCTGTTCATCAGGGAGGAAAATCGCCCTATACAGAGCCGTATTATCTGACATACAAGGATAAAAAGTTCCGCTTATCGTTTGATTGCAAGAAATGTGAGATGAAAGTGATTAATGAACAATAAGAAAATGAAAAAGAGAGATCAGGAGATATTGCAAAATAAACCGGCTGTGTCGGTGTTTAAAGCTGTTCGTCAGACAAGACTGCTATGTGGCGGTATGCGCAGTCTCTTACTCTTTTTTATTCTGTTATTCTCCGTTGCTTTTTATTCCTGTAACTACCCCGAGCCCAATCTTGATAAGAAAGAAATCTCTGAGAAAACGAAGGATTCTCTTTCCTATCTTTACAAATACCACTATACATACAACAAAAATCTGGAGGTGTGCGCCGATACCGTTAAGCTGGCTCAGCTGCCCTTTAAGGATAAGTTCTTGATGGTGAACAAGGGCGACCGGATTGTTGTGGCCGAGTTTATGGTGCAACCCTCGGATACTGTGGATTCTGTCTGGGTAAAGGTGGCACGCGACGAGAAAACACAAGGCTGGGTTCACGAATCAACCATCGTTAATGATTTTGTTCCTATTGATTTCATTTCTCAGGCTATATTCTTGTTTAGCCATACTCATGCGTCCTACTCATTAATTGTGGTAGCTTTGGTTATGGCCATCTTCCTTTTCAGGATTTATCGGAAAAAGAAGCTGATGCTGGTCTATTTTAACGATATAAACAGTGTATATCCGCTCATGCTTTGCTTCTTGCTTGCCTTTGCAGCAACACTTTACGAGAGTGTGCAGATATTTGCTCCTGAAACGTGGCAGCATTTTTACTTTAACCCTACATTAAGTCCGTTTAAGGTTCCATTAATACTTAGCGTCTTTGTACTGAGTATGTGGGCGTTTATTGTTGTCTTCCTGGCATCGCTTGAGGATTTGTTCCATCAGTTATCCACCTCATCGGCGTTCCTGTACCTGTTTGGACTGGCAGCTTGCTGTATTTTCTGCTATTTCTTCTTTATTATTGCCACTTCGTATTATGTGGGATACCCGGCTTTGCTCTTCTTCTTCTATATTCTTGTGAAAAAGGTAAATGGAAGGATGACGTATAAATACCGTTGCGGTAAGTGTGGTGCGCTGATGAAAGATAAAGGTGAGTGCCCTTCTTGCGGAGCGGTTAACGAATAATAGAAAAAGAAAAACCTCTCCATCGGGAATAGAACAAAATATCATAGTTTCCCGAACCACGATCTAAGCAAGTCATTGCTATGTCTATTCTCAATAGAGAGGCTTTTATAAAGAAGGGAACAGGGTGTTTTTCCCCATTCCCCATTGTCTTTTAGAATCTGTAACGTAAATCAACACCCGCCTGCATTGGTCTGCCTTTCTGCATAAAGGTGTTCGAGCTGGAAACAAAACCAAATGTTGCATAAGATTTATCGGTAAGATTTCTTCCCCAAAAGTCAACCTGTACTTTGTTCATGGTAATTCCTATTTTACCGTTCAGCAGTCCGTAAGATTTCTGTGTCAGGTCGTTGCTTTCTGTCCAGTATATTCTGCCAACGCCATTATATTGGGCGTTGAACACTAATTTATTGATAAAGCAGTTCTGGAATGTGAAAGCATATTCACCGCCAAGGCTGAATGTGTTCTGCGGAATCATTGGTACATAGTTGTCCTTGTAATCAACAGATACAATCTGTTGCTGCTGGTTCTTCACTTGTCCTATGTAATCTTTGAAGGTAGCATGAGTATATCCGTAGGAAGCATTCAGACTCAATGCATTGGTAATGATTGCGCGAACACTGGCTTCTGCTCCAAGGCTGGCACTGTGTCCCGCATTTACCGTCATTCTTCCTAAACCACTAGGGGCAAACTTAACTATTTGCTGGTCTCTTGTATCCATATAAAAGGCTGCAAGATCGGCTGTCAGCTTGTTGTCCAATAAAGACAGGTGAGTACCTGCTTCATAACTCCAGGTATATTCCGGTTTATAAATGATAGCGTTTTTTACATCAACATTAGATAATGAGTAACTTGAGGCTGGACTGGCCATCATTAGCCCTTGCACAAGATCGGCAAACATCTGGTAATTATAACCTCCCGAACGATATCCTTTGCTGACGGAAGCATAAACGTTGCCCGTTTTATTATCACTAAAATCATATTTAAGTGCAAGCTTGGGGAGTAATTGCAGGTAGTCATCTTTAGCATCACCTGTGAGAATGGTTGTTTGCATTGGCTGACTATTTATGGTGGCATTTGTGTTGTAACTGATCTTTGTTTTCTCATAATCCAGTCGCAAACCAATGCTGGCAGATAGTCCTTTGAACAATATGTTGTTAAAGGTAGATTGATGGAACAGGGCAGCCCC
This genomic interval from uncultured Bacteroides sp. contains the following:
- a CDS encoding type 1 glutamine amidotransferase domain-containing protein translates to MKILFVLTSHDQLGDTGHKTGFWIEEFAAPYYTLLDAQAIITIASPKGGQPPIDPKSSLPESQTPATVRFNKDEALQEKLAHSLKLSEVKMEDYDAVFYPGGHGPLWDLANDETSIRLIEAFYAANKPIAFVCHAPGVLIKAKAPNGEPLVKGKKVTGFSNSEEEAVLLNKIVPFLLEDELTKLGGHYSKGHDWGSHIKKDGLLITGQNPASSEAVAEELLKALK
- the metA gene encoding homoserine O-succinyltransferase, coding for MPLNLPDKLPAIELLKEENIFVIDNSRASQQDIRPLKIVILNLMPIKITTETDLIRLLSNTPLQLEISFMKLKSHTSKNTPVEHMKAFYEDFEKMKNEKYDGMIITGAPVEQMDYQDVTYWGEITEIFDWARTHVTSTLYICWAAQAGLYHYYGVPKYPLDKKTFGVFNHTPKDSLNPIFRGFDDVFYVPHSRHTEIRREDVLKVPEIEILSESDEAGVYLVMGRNGREFFVTGHSEYSPLTLDEEYKRDLEKGLEIEMPCNYYRDNNPDNAPLVRWRGHANLLFSNWLNYFVYQETPFNIDDIK
- a CDS encoding efflux RND transporter periplasmic adaptor subunit; this encodes MSKYRFFSRFFFVAVTIALVSCNGNKKTAEESKEAEVIPEDIVEMRSDQIKLADIQLGKIEMRSLSGTTKVNGLVSVAPQNLATVCAPMGGYVKKTSLIPGYPVHKGQVLAVIENPEFIDIQQNYLQARNKFKYAEADYKRQSELYKNDVSSQKSYQQVTTDYRNLKAEVNALKQKLSLIGINPAQLTENNIHRSAVITSPIAGYVKTVNVNLGKYVTPADIMFEVVNNDKLFLELTLFDKDAAQVDKGEKIRFFINNEAEQHEAVVYQTGKSVSEDKTYKVYANVLGKCKNVLPGMYVNAVIETSGHSVASVPSDAVVSFDDKDYIFVFDKNKQEGGKPFTEYRMIEVRKGVTDSGYTEIILPEKFNISTAKVVVKGAYNLLSAKKNAGEMSC
- a CDS encoding CusA/CzcA family heavy metal efflux RND transporter: MIERIIHFSIKNKFIIGLFVVALIGWGTYSLTRLPIDAIPDITNNQVQIISLAPSLAVQEVESAITAPIEVAVANIPDIIELRSISRLGLSVITVVFKDNVDVYWARQQLSERLREAEEAIPPGLAKTELAPISSGLGEIFQYRLAVDKGYEHKYTPMELRTIQDWVVRREMLGTQGVADINSYGGFVKQYEIAVNPERLRSMNLTLTDIFGALEKNNENTGSAYIDKKPTAYFIRGIGLVKTLEDIEKIVVKSNSSGIPVLIRDIATVQYGNATRYGAFVVDTTEAVGGVVMMLKGANAHEVIDNVETRIASIQKSLPKGVKIEPFLNRSDLVGRAIGTVSRNLIEGALIVIFILVLLLGNIRAGLIVASVIPLSMLFAISLMNLFGVSGNLMSLGAIDFGLIVDGAVIIVESVVHRITQGKLHNSGVKVLSQDQMDESVLESAKRMMSSATFGQVIILIVYLPIMALVGIEGKMFRPMAQVVTFALIGAAILSLTYVPMASALFLSKKTEHKQSFSDKLMDKIHKAFNPVIAFALKRKLLVSISAIVLFLSSLFVFSSLGGEFIPQLEEGDLAAGVVTLQGGSLSNTVEMVEKANKILLDNFPEVKHVVCKIGAGEIPTDPTPMETGDYIITLKDKSEWTSAKTREELVEKMQEKLIPLAGVKFEFQQPIQMRSNELLSGSKQDVAVKIFGDDLNTLADKAADVEKIIKKVPGVEDINVEKVTGLAQIQVNFNRDRLAQYGLSIDDVNRVLRAAFAGSQAGVVYDEEKRFDLVVRLDKDYRQDLDDVKNLSVAAPNGEQIPFEQLADISIKSGPAQVSREDTKRRITIGFNVRNRDVESVINDVTAKINKQVSLPTGYYVSYGGQFKNLEAAKDRLAIALPVALLLIFVLLFFTFHSVKQTLLIYTAVPMSAIGGIFALWIRGMNFSISAGVGFIALFGVAVLNGIVLISEFNRLEKKGVDDITERVLKGLQTRLRPVIMTAAAASLGFLPMALSTSAGAEVQKPLATVVIGGLITATLLTLIILPVFYILFSTHSFRALFKRKSTKVLSVSLFLLLGSAAFNNAEAQQSKSVSLHDAIQLALENNLSVRSSTYSVDVQKALKGASLDLGKTNIDMQYGQFNSYSKDNGYTVSQSFAFPMVYINQNKLANAKVKSSEWQLKGSQLEIATQVKQVYWQLAYLRSKQSLLSYQDSLFTGFLKAAELRSKVGETNKLEMITARSQSLEVKNRLRQVIADIGIFNRKLQTLLNTNILLSPADTVLKRINYVPVIDSAAVSQNPSLGYVQQQVEVSQFERKLEKSKMMPDFSIGYSSQTLIGTEDVNGIQRTFGKGDRFTGVRVGVAVPLWFVSSTSKNKAAKISEKIARTNAESYSKELSGSYRSLIDEYSKYLGSVDYYEQQAIPEADLIIEQSTRSYKSGSMDYLDYVLSLDRALNIRQNYLDALNSYNQTIINIEYVTGKTF
- a CDS encoding DUF6769 family protein encodes the protein MRKKRFTGWLLLLVSMLVLIVPVLPHHHHFDNEICLQGDADSPTKPHHQADEDCDGYCITKLNFSVPHHDVNVQPHFWQVVTLFPASFIHSLLPPKLESFDRLSFYIESLHGAGISRTISLRAPPTL